CAGGGAAATCATCTTTGACGGCCGGAACGGCGCTCTTGCAGAACCTCAAAATCCGCAGGACTTCGCCGAAAAAATTTTGACGGCCCTGGACGAGGAATGGAAGGTGGATTCGGATCTTTCCCGTGTGATCCAGCATGAGTTCGACATACGGGAAATGGTTCGCCAGCAAGAATCTCTATATCTGAAACTCGCTTCGACAGCTGAAATTACTGCGAAGTAGAATGATCAGCGTTTTGTGCTGTTTGTAACGCCGGCATCTTGCCGGCCAGGATTAGCGGAACTCGATGTTTTTTGCCGGCCGGAGGCCGGCGTTACAAACTCCCTTCTTACACGAGCTATGAGAAAAGAGGGCAGGTATTTTTTCAGAACAAAAACAAAGTTCCGGTAAATTTTGCTTACCGATAGAGCGTGCTTCTCTGCCTTGAATGTGCGGTTCGCTTCAAGCGCATCCCAGGTATGTTTTGTTTCGGTTTCAATTCTCTTTTGAATCTCATCCGGCAAATGAAAACCTAGCTTCTGATCTCTATGAAAGAGATACTTGCCCTTCACTCCCAAAAACAAGCACACCTTTTCGAAAACTTCCGGATCGGAAATCAAATCCGTATAGCTGACAATTGCCATGTGATCTTTCCAGACAGAAGGCAGGTTGAGCGCGTATCCATTTCGTTTGTTCCATAGTTGAATGAATTCCTCCAGATCATTAAACTGCGGCCATAAAGTCACCTGAGAACCAAAAACGTGCACAGGATCCCGGTAAACATAAACGATCTTCACTTCATAATCCCTGTATTCGTTTAAGACAGCTTCAATGCTTCTTTTCTTTGTTTCATTCACAGGTTTGAGAAGAACTGGAGCGGTTGCAGCCTGAAGAATCTCCCGAATTTCCGGTTCCGGCCGTAAATCAAACTGCTCATAAATCTCACTCGTTTCTACATCCACCATCGGAATGCATCCGCCCCCGCGCTCAATGCTGTCAAAAAGGGCGTTGGTCCCGGAGCGCTGGTAACCCATAACCATCAGCAGTTTCTTGTTCATAGGATCCATTCGGATTGGTTTCGAACTATAGATGATAACATTCTTGATTCATGACAATGGAACGCCCTTCAAAAGCCAGAGTGTTCGCGGCTTATGCCGCCGTATACATAATCTGGGGATCAACATATCTGGCGATCCGGTACGCGATCGAAACCATTCCACCCTTCATGATGATGGGAGCACGCTCCATTCTTGCCGGTAGTGTTCTCTTTGTCTGGAGCCGAAAAAGCGGAACGAGAGTATCGCGGGAAGAATGGCTGCCACTCGTGATTGTGGCGATTCTTTTTTTCGTGTTAGGACACGGCTTGCTTGCCTGGGCGCAGAAGAGCGTCGCTTCCGGACTCGCTGCAGTTCTCATCGCATCCGATCCCCTGTGGATTGCGGTTATCGAATCTCTGGCCATCAAAGAATTCCGATTGCGCGGGAGGCAGATCCTGGGTCTCATGATCGGTTTTGCCGGAATCGTATTGTTGTTTGCGCCGGACCAGTCTGTCAAGATAAATACGACGGCGGCCGCAATCATCCTGCTGAGCGCTATTTCGTGGTCCGTTGGAGCGGTCTACTCGCGCGTTGCAAAACTTCCCAAATCCGCTACGATGGCAGCGGGAATTGAACTGATCCTCGGCGGTTTCTTTCTGCTTCTGGTAACATTCCTCTTGGGTGAGTTTAAACATTTTCACCCGTCCGCTGTGTCGCTACGTTCCTTTCTTGCCCTGATCTACCTGGTTGTATTCGGCTCGATTGTTACCTTCACAGCCTATGTGTGGCTCCTCGGAGTTACATCGGCAACGCGAGTCGCAACGCACACTTATGTGAATCCTGTGATTGCAGTTTTGCTCGGATGGTCGCTGGCCGGGGAACAGTTTACTTTGATGATGCTGATTGCCAGCGCCATCATTGTGTTCTCCGTATACCTGGTCCTGGAACGTTAGTGTCAGTTGCTATTTTGCAATTTGTAACGCCGGCGCTACAAAGATTACGGTTCGATCTTTGTACCGAGCACCTTTAGGAATTTGGTGAGCCAATCCACGTGCGCTGACCATGCCGGACCAGTCACAAGATTCCCATCCGCCACGGCCTGATCCCATGATAGATTTACGTATTCGCCCCCTGCAATCTTCACTTCCGGACCCACAGCGGGATAGGCCGAACAGGTTCTTCCTTTCAACACATCGGCTGCTGCGAGCAATTGAGGAGCATGACAGATTGCCGCGATCGGTTTGTTCTCTTTCGCAAAATGACGCGTCAGTTGAAGTACTCGATCGTTTAATCTCAGATATTCAGGCGCTCGTCCTCCCGGAATTACAAGAGCATCGTAGTTATCGGCGTTGATTTCGGTAAAAGTTGCGTTTAATGTGAAATCATGACCTCGTTTTTCACTGTACGTCTGGTCACCTTCAAAATCATGAACAGCGGTGCGGACTTTGTCGCCGGACTTCTTATCGGGACAAACCGCATGAACCGTGTGACCGGCAATTTGAAGCGCCTGAAAAGGGACCATCACTTCGTAGTCCTCGACATAGTCCCCGACTATCATAAGAATTTTCTTCGAAGCCATAGCAGCACCTCCTTGCTTTATTAAGAATCAGTGCCCACAGGGAAAAAATCAAGATTTGACAGTAAACTGGGCGGAAATATTTTGCGCCACAGGCAAGATGAAGGCGCTATAATAAACAGTTCCATAAGGAAAAACGAGGGGGGATCTTCTGAAACGGCAAAAGAAGATTCTGATTGTCGAAGACGACAGCAGCTATAGAGAAGTGCTGAGAGCCTACCTGAGCGATCGCGGCTTTGCCGTGAGCACAGCAGGAACCGGCGCAGAAGCCTTATGGAACCTGTCGCAAGAAAAACCGGACTTGATGATTCTGGATCTGGTCATGCCGGAAATGTCCGGTGAACATGTTTGCCGCCTCCTAAAGAGTGATCCGGCGCTGAAAGACATTATCGTTTTTATCCTCACCGCAAAATATGATCTTCAGACGAAACTGAATTGTTTCAATATGGGCGCCGAAGAGTACCTGGTGAAGCCTTTGGACATGGAAGAACTGTCCGCTCGTGTAACCCGTTTTCTCGAATTTTCCGATCGTAATAAACCGGTCCTCGCTTCCGATGAAAGAACGATGACAATCGGAATTGAGGATGCTGAGAAGACAAGACAAGATTCTGCTTCGGTGAGCACAACGCCCGTGATGCCTGGGACGAATTTGCAAGTAGCGGAAAAGCATAAATATGGAAGCTATCGCGTCGAACGACTGGTTGGCAAGGGCGGCATGGGTCTTGTCTACAAGGCTTACGATGAGCACCTGGATCGTTTTGTTGCTTTGAAAGTTCTCTCAAAACAATGGACCGACAATACGGAATTTGTTGAAAGATTTCGGAGAGAAGCAAAGTTGATTGCTGCTGTCAATCATCCTGGAATTGCGCAGATTTATTCACTCGGACAAGATCAAACGGAATATTACTTCGCCCTGTTATGGTGTCCCGGCGGTTCGTTACGTGATTTGATTCGAAACCAGCAAAAGATCGGATTTTTGAAAGCCGTGGAGATCATTCTGCAATGCGCCCGCGCGCTCGCAGCTGCCCGGCTAAAAGGAGTTGTTCATCGAGATGTTAAACCGAGCAATATCATGTTTGATGAAAATCAACAAACCAAACTCGTTGACTTCGGCATAGCTCACAGTGAGCAGGTTTCAGCCAACATTACAGTAGCTCAAGAAATCCTGGGCAGTCCTGCCTATATGGCTCCCGAGCAGGGTAGAGGCGATAAAGTGGATCATCGCGCAGATATTTACGCGCTTGGCATGACATTCTTCCAAATGATAACCGGAGAACTTCCTTTCTTTGCAGAAACTCCCATGGGTTGGGTGATCAAACATGAAAAGGAACCGTTTCCCACATTCCAACAGGTTCAGGGAAAAATGCATCAAAAAGCGTACGGGATCATCCAAAAGATGACGAGGAAAGCTGCTTCTGACCGGTACGAAAGTTATGCGGAACTCATCACGGATCTGGAAACGGTGCAAAGCGAACTCTTTCGCGAACGCCAGTTCAAAGTTCCTTCCGCGAGTCACATTGCGCCTGTTCCGGCGGCCCAGGGAGACAATCTATTTAACGTACTTCTGGAAATTGTAAAAAAGAATGATTCGGGAATTCTCATTACCCGCTGGGGACCGCTTGAAAAGAGATTCTTGATATTACAGGGAGATCTGGTGCTGTATGAATCACCGCAAATCGAAGAAAACGTCTGGAAAAAAATAGTTGAAAGAGGGATTTTGGATCCGCAAAATATCTCACTCCAAAATCAGAATATGGAAGAAACGTTAAACCGATTGCTCTTTCTGCAGGCTCTTTCACTCGATGATTTTACGGCATGTTACAGGCCTCTGATGAAAACCGCTCTATTAGAGGTTTTCCGGTGGCCTGTGGTGGACGTGGAATTCTTTAAAGCGGATATCAAACAAGATTCATTTTGTAAGATCCCTTTGAGAGCAATCTTAATGGAAGGAGCCCGAAATTATGTGGATTTCGAATCGATAAAAAATCAAGTTCCGTACAATCGTTTTATCGTAAGAACATGGAAGTTCGATGAAATTTTTGCGGGCCTTGAATTGCCTGCAACGGAGAGCTTTCTGGCCTCTCGCATTGAAGGAGAGTCCGTAAATTTGGAAACTCTTCAACTGCTCACCGGTTTTCCCATAGAACAAATTACCCGTTTCATTCATGCTCTCAAGGGCTTTGACGCGATTGATTTCAAATCCCCGGAACAGCGCAAGCCGCGCCGCGAAACGACCACTCCACAGCCCACACCACACCCTCCCGGTCAGCCAGTTTTCCATGAGGTCACAGCCACGCCGACGCCAACTCCAACGCCAACGCCGAGGATTTCACACGCCGCCGAAAGTTACTATAAGCTTGCGGAACAGGCGATCTTAAAGAATGACTTCTGGAGCGCCGAAAGACTTTGCAAGGAAGCCATCGAGCTGAACCCGAGCGAGCCAAAGTATTACCATATGATTGGTCGTGCGATTTCTCACCGTCACGAATCGGCTCAGCTCGCCGAAGAATTTTTTCGAAAAGCAATCAACCTTGATCCACATAATGCTGAATATCGCGTAACTCTTGCAGACTATTTCAAAGACCGTGGGCTCATTGAAATGGCTATCGACGAGTGCAGGCAGGCAATCCAAATTTCACCGGAAAACAGGCGGGCCGCAATCCTGCTGCACGCGTTGGAAAAACACCAGGCTCATTCGTGAAATTGTAGCGCCGGCTTCCAGCCGGCAGGAGCGTT
The DNA window shown above is from bacterium and carries:
- a CDS encoding EamA family transporter codes for the protein MTMERPSKARVFAAYAAVYIIWGSTYLAIRYAIETIPPFMMMGARSILAGSVLFVWSRKSGTRVSREEWLPLVIVAILFFVLGHGLLAWAQKSVASGLAAVLIASDPLWIAVIESLAIKEFRLRGRQILGLMIGFAGIVLLFAPDQSVKINTTAAAIILLSAISWSVGAVYSRVAKLPKSATMAAGIELILGGFFLLLVTFLLGEFKHFHPSAVSLRSFLALIYLVVFGSIVTFTAYVWLLGVTSATRVATHTYVNPVIAVLLGWSLAGEQFTLMMLIASAIIVFSVYLVLER
- a CDS encoding DJ-1/PfpI family protein produces the protein MASKKILMIVGDYVEDYEVMVPFQALQIAGHTVHAVCPDKKSGDKVRTAVHDFEGDQTYSEKRGHDFTLNATFTEINADNYDALVIPGGRAPEYLRLNDRVLQLTRHFAKENKPIAAICHAPQLLAAADVLKGRTCSAYPAVGPEVKIAGGEYVNLSWDQAVADGNLVTGPAWSAHVDWLTKFLKVLGTKIEP
- a CDS encoding sulfotransferase, which gives rise to MNKKLLMVMGYQRSGTNALFDSIERGGGCIPMVDVETSEIYEQFDLRPEPEIREILQAATAPVLLKPVNETKKRSIEAVLNEYRDYEVKIVYVYRDPVHVFGSQVTLWPQFNDLEEFIQLWNKRNGYALNLPSVWKDHMAIVSYTDLISDPEVFEKVCLFLGVKGKYLFHRDQKLGFHLPDEIQKRIETETKHTWDALEANRTFKAEKHALSVSKIYRNFVFVLKKYLPSFLIARVRREFVTPASGRQKTSSSANPGRQDAGVTNSTKR
- a CDS encoding protein kinase, encoding MLRAYLSDRGFAVSTAGTGAEALWNLSQEKPDLMILDLVMPEMSGEHVCRLLKSDPALKDIIVFILTAKYDLQTKLNCFNMGAEEYLVKPLDMEELSARVTRFLEFSDRNKPVLASDERTMTIGIEDAEKTRQDSASVSTTPVMPGTNLQVAEKHKYGSYRVERLVGKGGMGLVYKAYDEHLDRFVALKVLSKQWTDNTEFVERFRREAKLIAAVNHPGIAQIYSLGQDQTEYYFALLWCPGGSLRDLIRNQQKIGFLKAVEIILQCARALAAARLKGVVHRDVKPSNIMFDENQQTKLVDFGIAHSEQVSANITVAQEILGSPAYMAPEQGRGDKVDHRADIYALGMTFFQMITGELPFFAETPMGWVIKHEKEPFPTFQQVQGKMHQKAYGIIQKMTRKAASDRYESYAELITDLETVQSELFRERQFKVPSASHIAPVPAAQGDNLFNVLLEIVKKNDSGILITRWGPLEKRFLILQGDLVLYESPQIEENVWKKIVERGILDPQNISLQNQNMEETLNRLLFLQALSLDDFTACYRPLMKTALLEVFRWPVVDVEFFKADIKQDSFCKIPLRAILMEGARNYVDFESIKNQVPYNRFIVRTWKFDEIFAGLELPATESFLASRIEGESVNLETLQLLTGFPIEQITRFIHALKGFDAIDFKSPEQRKPRRETTTPQPTPHPPGQPVFHEVTATPTPTPTPTPRISHAAESYYKLAEQAILKNDFWSAERLCKEAIELNPSEPKYYHMIGRAISHRHESAQLAEEFFRKAINLDPHNAEYRVTLADYFKDRGLIEMAIDECRQAIQISPENRRAAILLHALEKHQAHS